In a single window of the Proteiniborus ethanoligenes genome:
- a CDS encoding NAD(P)(+) transhydrogenase (Re/Si-specific) subunit beta, protein MKGIYQVVSIVLSILILWGIRLMSSPKTARKGNTISASAMLIAIIAVMYYNGILTIPLLWGGMVLGGIIGGLLAKNVKMIQMPQMVALLNGLGGGASAFVALVEISEKYSAMPVFNRFAGLLALAIGGVTLSGSLIAAGKLDRKISQKPVSIPGGGMISTLIIVVLGALTIIGAILTDSLVLIIASVSLLISLVYGVIFALRVGGGDMPITISLLNSFSGLAASISGLTIGDPLLVSVGAIVGASGIILTQIMCRAMNRSLIDVLNGSSRSKKTVSVDKTEKAYDETEEKVVEEINAKEAPRERTVEDIIEESQKVIIIPGYGMAVAQAQNQVKTLYDLLESKGKEVSFAIHPVAGRMPGHMNVLLAEVDIPYDKLKEMDDVNDEFKETDIAIVIGASDVVNPAANTAEGTPIYGMPVLKAEEAKHVIVFNLDNKPGYSGVENSLYKMEHVYMIMGNASETVNELNIKISK, encoded by the coding sequence ATGAAGGGGATCTATCAAGTTGTTTCTATTGTGTTATCAATATTGATTTTATGGGGGATAAGATTAATGAGCTCCCCTAAGACTGCAAGAAAAGGAAATACAATTAGTGCATCCGCTATGTTAATAGCTATAATAGCTGTAATGTACTATAATGGAATACTTACTATACCATTATTATGGGGCGGTATGGTATTGGGAGGTATTATAGGGGGTTTATTAGCTAAAAATGTAAAGATGATTCAGATGCCGCAGATGGTAGCATTGTTAAATGGCCTTGGCGGTGGAGCCTCAGCCTTTGTAGCCTTAGTGGAAATCTCTGAAAAATATAGTGCTATGCCAGTTTTTAATAGATTTGCAGGCTTACTAGCATTAGCTATTGGAGGAGTAACCTTAAGTGGTAGCCTCATAGCTGCTGGAAAGCTAGATAGAAAGATTTCACAAAAACCTGTTTCGATTCCAGGCGGGGGAATGATATCAACCCTAATTATAGTTGTACTTGGAGCTTTAACTATTATTGGAGCTATTCTAACAGACTCTCTAGTTTTAATTATTGCTTCTGTTAGTCTATTAATTTCTTTAGTTTATGGAGTTATATTTGCACTAAGAGTTGGTGGCGGTGATATGCCTATCACTATTTCTCTTTTAAACTCTTTTTCTGGACTGGCAGCCTCAATATCAGGACTTACCATAGGGGATCCACTATTAGTTTCAGTAGGAGCTATTGTAGGAGCCTCAGGTATAATACTTACGCAAATCATGTGTAGGGCTATGAATCGTTCTCTTATTGATGTGTTGAATGGTTCTTCAAGAAGTAAAAAAACTGTTTCCGTAGACAAAACAGAAAAAGCTTATGACGAGACTGAAGAGAAAGTAGTTGAAGAAATAAATGCTAAAGAAGCACCAAGAGAGAGAACAGTAGAAGATATAATAGAAGAATCTCAAAAAGTAATCATAATACCAGGCTATGGAATGGCAGTAGCACAGGCACAGAATCAAGTTAAAACCCTTTATGATTTATTAGAATCAAAGGGCAAAGAAGTGAGCTTTGCAATTCATCCAGTAGCAGGTCGAATGCCAGGGCATATGAATGTTCTTTTAGCAGAAGTAGACATTCCCTATGACAAGCTAAAGGAAATGGATGATGTAAATGATGAATTTAAAGAAACAGACATAGCAATAGTAATAGGCGCTTCTGACGTAGTCAATCCTGCAGCTAATACAGCAGAGGGTACACCAATCTATGGTATGCCAGTGCTAAAGGCAGAGGAAGCAAAACATGTAATAGTATTTAATCTTGATAATAAGCCGGGGTATTCAGGAGTGGAAAACTCACTTTATAAAATGGAGCATGTTTATATGATAATGGGTAATGCTTCGGAGACTGTTAATGAGCTAAACATTAAGATTTCTAAATAG
- the uppS gene encoding polyprenyl diphosphate synthase, giving the protein MRIPSHIGIIPDGNRRWAVSKGMTKEKGYTEGLNPGLVLFKLCQGIGVKEITYYGFTTDNTKRPSEQRKAFTHACIDAVNMLSKEDASLLVVGNTNSSMFPKELLPYTNRKTFGNGSMKVNFLVNYGWEWDLNNLKLADKSKRNIHNNIKSNDVSRVDLIIRWGGRRRLSGFLPVQSIYADFYVIDDYWPDFKTDHFFQALKWYNEQDITLGG; this is encoded by the coding sequence ATGAGAATACCAAGTCATATAGGAATTATTCCTGATGGGAATAGAAGGTGGGCGGTTTCAAAAGGAATGACAAAAGAAAAAGGATACACAGAAGGCTTAAATCCAGGATTGGTTTTATTTAAACTTTGTCAAGGAATTGGTGTTAAAGAGATTACTTATTATGGATTTACTACTGATAACACAAAAAGACCATCTGAACAAAGAAAAGCCTTCACTCATGCATGTATAGATGCAGTAAATATGCTATCTAAAGAAGATGCTTCCTTGCTAGTAGTGGGAAATACTAATTCATCTATGTTTCCAAAGGAACTACTGCCATATACAAACAGAAAAACCTTTGGTAACGGGAGCATGAAAGTTAATTTTTTAGTAAATTATGGCTGGGAATGGGATTTAAACAATTTAAAATTAGCAGATAAATCTAAGAGAAACATACATAATAACATTAAATCAAATGATGTATCTAGAGTAGATTTAATAATACGCTGGGGAGGAAGGAGACGATTAAGTGGTTTTCTTCCAGTTCAATCAATATATGCTGATTTCTATGTAATAGATGATTATTGGCCAGATTTCAAAACAGACCATTTTTTTCAGGCTTTAAAATGGTACAATGAACAAGATATTACTTTAGGTGGATAA
- a CDS encoding zinc ribbon domain-containing protein — protein MFFIGIFGIETKEKKIKDLSNLYCKSCKDEHNGQLIKTYTYFHFFFIPILKWNESYYILCDNCNAIYQISKEKGKGVERGEEVTYWDLKELKSHNIKRLCPWCHKESEDNFLFCPYCGRKLE, from the coding sequence ATGTTTTTTATAGGCATATTTGGAATTGAAACAAAAGAAAAGAAAATAAAAGATTTATCTAATTTATACTGTAAGTCATGCAAAGATGAGCACAATGGACAATTAATAAAAACATATACATATTTTCACTTTTTTTTCATTCCTATTTTAAAGTGGAATGAAAGTTATTATATTTTATGTGATAATTGCAATGCTATCTACCAGATATCAAAGGAAAAAGGAAAAGGAGTAGAGCGTGGAGAAGAAGTGACTTATTGGGATTTAAAGGAGTTAAAAAGTCATAATATCAAAAGGCTTTGTCCATGGTGCCATAAAGAGTCAGAGGACAATTTTTTATTTTGTCCCTATTGTGGAAGGAAACTAGAGTAA
- a CDS encoding 3'-5' exoribonuclease YhaM family protein, protein MSFMKISDFNIDQKIEGFYLIKEIEAKTTSNGSSYLDMSLSDNTGDINAKLWDCKEEDIAKYSKNDIVKIRGIVDEWQGKKQLRIMLIRLSTDEDRVNIEDYVQTAPYEPDFMYNQMLKYINKIENKDIEKIVLYIIEEYKDKLLYYPAAKQNHHAIRSGLLYHIMRMLMTAEKLTEVYTNLNSDLLFAGIILHDIAKIDEMDANNLGIVSEYTVEGQLLGHIIQGIKMVDSVAMKLGVDRETSILLQHMILSHHYEPEFGSPKRPMIPEAELLHYIDIIDARMYDMEKALLAVETNEFTDKIWILNNRKLFKSSLHNINIVSEEDLRDNMKKLYSIDKEEIFDSSLLLEIEE, encoded by the coding sequence ATGAGTTTTATGAAAATTTCAGATTTTAATATAGACCAAAAAATAGAAGGCTTTTATTTAATTAAAGAAATAGAGGCTAAGACCACATCTAATGGTAGCAGCTATCTTGACATGAGTTTAAGTGACAATACAGGAGATATAAATGCGAAGCTTTGGGATTGTAAAGAAGAAGATATAGCTAAATATTCTAAAAATGATATTGTTAAGATTAGAGGTATTGTAGACGAATGGCAAGGAAAAAAACAATTACGTATTATGCTAATTAGATTGTCTACAGATGAAGATAGGGTAAATATTGAAGATTATGTACAGACTGCACCGTATGAGCCAGATTTTATGTACAACCAAATGCTAAAATACATTAATAAAATAGAGAATAAAGATATTGAAAAAATAGTTCTATATATTATAGAAGAATATAAAGATAAATTATTATATTATCCTGCAGCTAAGCAAAATCATCATGCTATACGCTCAGGACTTCTTTATCACATAATGAGAATGCTTATGACTGCAGAAAAGCTTACAGAAGTATATACTAATTTAAACAGTGATCTGCTTTTTGCTGGTATTATATTACATGATATTGCTAAAATTGATGAGATGGACGCAAATAATCTAGGTATAGTTTCGGAATATACTGTTGAAGGTCAACTACTAGGGCATATTATACAAGGCATAAAAATGGTTGATAGTGTTGCAATGAAGCTGGGAGTAGATAGGGAAACTTCAATACTGCTTCAACATATGATATTATCGCATCATTATGAGCCTGAGTTTGGTAGTCCTAAAAGACCAATGATTCCTGAGGCAGAGCTACTACATTATATTGATATAATAGATGCAAGAATGTATGATATGGAAAAAGCATTATTAGCAGTTGAAACAAATGAGTTCACAGATAAAATTTGGATATTGAATAATAGAAAGCTATTTAAATCGAGCTTACATAATATTAATATAGTCTCAGAAGAGGATTTAAGGGATAACATGAAAAAGCTATATTCAATAGATAAAGAGGAAATCTTTGATTCTAGTCTTCTTTTAGAGATAGAAGAATAG
- the trkA gene encoding Trk system potassium transporter TrkA: MHIIIVGAGKLGYLLAEFLSQKDNNVVMIDTNESKLERANNQFDILTYKANGAQIPVLEEFNVKNADLLIATTNNDDTNMLICSLAKKLGCKRVVARVRNPEYSGQIDELKKHMNIDYVANPELEMAKEIAAHLFKGQALNMEDFAKGKVSIINIRVHDSEGMKGNKIKDINIPKSVLIAAILRDGEIIIPNGDTMLEENDTLYLIGEKEAIGSLASNSYNVEKNILVKNAMILGGGKATYYLAKMLIRHGISVKIIERDKERCEYLAQELPGALIIYGDATDPYLLTEENISEVDALVSLTGYDEENLLMTLLARKYGVGKVIAKVSRTNYIPIIEQLGVNNAVNPVMITAGEIMRFIQGGRVVSLFLLLGGQAEVLELIAKENSKIIGKPLSELNLPKGIIIGSIVHKGKVIIPNGNSIISSGDRLIVFCLKSEVTALEKLFYKPKGGLLNELRNHYKGIRKSTSI, encoded by the coding sequence ATGCATATAATAATTGTAGGTGCTGGGAAGCTAGGATATTTATTAGCAGAATTTCTTTCTCAAAAGGATAATAATGTTGTAATGATAGATACTAATGAAAGTAAACTTGAAAGAGCAAATAATCAATTTGACATTCTCACGTATAAAGCAAATGGTGCACAAATACCAGTTTTAGAAGAGTTTAATGTGAAAAATGCAGATTTATTAATCGCTACTACAAACAACGACGATACAAATATGCTGATTTGTTCTTTAGCAAAAAAACTTGGATGCAAACGTGTTGTAGCTAGAGTTAGGAATCCAGAGTATTCAGGGCAGATAGATGAGTTGAAAAAACATATGAATATTGACTATGTGGCGAATCCTGAACTTGAAATGGCTAAAGAAATAGCAGCTCATTTATTTAAAGGACAAGCACTTAATATGGAAGACTTTGCAAAAGGTAAAGTTAGTATAATTAATATTAGGGTGCATGATTCAGAAGGTATGAAGGGCAACAAAATCAAAGATATTAACATACCTAAATCTGTATTAATAGCTGCTATTCTTAGGGATGGAGAAATTATTATTCCTAATGGAGATACTATGCTTGAAGAAAATGATACTCTTTATTTAATAGGTGAGAAAGAAGCCATCGGCAGCTTAGCAAGTAATAGTTACAATGTTGAAAAAAATATTTTAGTAAAAAATGCAATGATACTAGGAGGAGGAAAAGCTACTTATTATTTAGCTAAAATGTTAATCCGACATGGTATATCTGTAAAAATAATTGAAAGAGATAAAGAAAGATGTGAATACCTGGCTCAGGAATTACCAGGTGCTTTAATCATTTACGGCGATGCAACAGATCCATACCTCCTGACAGAAGAAAACATAAGTGAGGTTGATGCCTTAGTTTCGTTGACAGGCTACGATGAAGAAAATCTTTTAATGACATTACTAGCTAGAAAATATGGTGTAGGGAAAGTAATAGCCAAAGTAAGTAGAACTAATTATATCCCTATAATAGAACAGCTAGGAGTCAATAATGCTGTAAACCCAGTTATGATAACTGCTGGAGAAATTATGAGATTTATACAAGGTGGTAGAGTTGTATCTCTATTCTTATTATTAGGAGGTCAGGCAGAAGTCTTAGAGCTTATTGCCAAGGAAAATTCTAAAATTATTGGAAAACCATTATCAGAGCTAAATTTACCTAAAGGAATAATTATTGGTTCCATAGTTCACAAAGGAAAAGTAATTATACCAAATGGGAACTCAATTATTAGTTCTGGAGACAGGCTTATAGTTTTCTGTTTAAAATCTGAAGTTACAGCCCTAGAAAAACTTTTTTACAAGCCAAAAGGGGGACTATTAAATGAACTACGCAATCATTATAAAGGTATTAGGAAGTCTACTTCTATTTGA
- a CDS encoding TrkH family potassium uptake protein, whose product MNYAIIIKVLGSLLLFEAIALLPPLAISFFTGGNDLKAFIYTIVLLIIVGFPTTKVSIKHKRVKARDALLIVTLGWIFVSFFGSLPFVFSRSIPSLVDAFFETVSGLTTTGATLINNIEVLPKGIIFWRSFMHWIGGMGILVLTIAILPAIGVGGYQIFKLESPGPIADKLVPRMKDTAKILYTLYIGLTILQTILLCFGGMSFFESLIHTFGTVGTGGFSSKNSSIGAYNSSYITYVISIFMIISGVNFPLYYEIYKGRWKSAIQNSELKLYLSIIAVSTLLITLNLYGKAYSSIFETFKHALFQVSSIITTTGYSTVDFDKWTGFSKSILFFLMFVGGSAGSTGGGIKVVRLLIMGKLVKREISKLLHPRAFIPIKLNGKIVSSDVVVSITSFFFLYMVIFAVGTLLISLEGIDFISSTSAVAATLGNIGPGFSMVGPTQNFSFFSPLSKIVFSLLMLFGRLELFAVFLFFVPEFWKNN is encoded by the coding sequence ATGAACTACGCAATCATTATAAAGGTATTAGGAAGTCTACTTCTATTTGAGGCCATAGCCCTTTTACCTCCCTTAGCAATATCCTTTTTTACTGGAGGCAATGACTTAAAAGCCTTTATATATACAATAGTTTTGCTAATAATTGTTGGTTTTCCTACAACTAAAGTCTCAATAAAACACAAAAGAGTAAAGGCTCGAGATGCATTGTTAATAGTTACATTGGGCTGGATTTTTGTTTCTTTTTTTGGTTCATTACCTTTTGTTTTTTCCAGAAGCATACCATCTCTAGTAGATGCTTTTTTTGAGACTGTTTCTGGCCTTACTACAACAGGTGCTACACTAATCAATAATATTGAAGTATTACCAAAAGGAATAATTTTTTGGAGATCTTTTATGCATTGGATTGGAGGTATGGGGATTCTTGTCTTAACAATAGCAATTTTACCGGCTATTGGAGTAGGTGGATACCAAATATTTAAATTAGAAAGCCCGGGGCCAATAGCAGATAAGCTAGTCCCAAGAATGAAGGATACTGCAAAAATATTATATACCTTGTATATTGGACTAACTATATTACAGACTATTTTACTATGTTTTGGAGGCATGTCATTTTTTGAGTCGCTTATCCATACTTTTGGAACTGTAGGCACAGGGGGCTTTTCCTCTAAAAATAGTAGTATAGGTGCTTATAATAGTAGTTATATTACTTATGTGATTTCTATATTTATGATAATTTCAGGAGTAAATTTTCCGCTTTATTATGAAATATACAAAGGTAGATGGAAAAGTGCAATCCAAAATTCAGAGCTTAAGCTTTATTTAAGTATAATAGCAGTAAGCACTTTATTGATAACTCTAAATTTGTATGGGAAAGCATATAGTTCTATTTTTGAAACATTTAAACACGCCCTATTTCAAGTATCATCAATAATAACAACTACTGGGTACAGTACAGTTGATTTTGATAAATGGACTGGTTTTAGTAAGAGTATATTATTCTTTTTAATGTTTGTAGGTGGAAGCGCTGGTTCAACAGGTGGGGGAATTAAAGTAGTAAGATTATTAATTATGGGTAAGCTTGTTAAAAGAGAGATTTCTAAGCTGCTACATCCAAGAGCGTTTATTCCTATAAAACTAAATGGCAAAATTGTTTCCTCAGATGTAGTTGTGAGTATTACCAGCTTCTTCTTTCTTTATATGGTAATTTTCGCTGTAGGGACCCTTCTAATATCTTTAGAAGGCATTGATTTTATAAGCTCAACAAGTGCAGTTGCTGCAACTCTTGGGAATATAGGACCAGGTTTCTCAATGGTAGGACCTACACAGAACTTTAGCTTTTTTAGCCCATTAAGTAAGATTGTGTTTTCTCTACTAATGCTTTTTGGAAGGCTAGAATTGTTTGCGGTTTTTCTTTTCTTTGTTCCTGAGTTTTGGAAAAATAACTAA
- a CDS encoding branched-chain amino acid aminotransferase codes for MKKDVNIDWSQLGFGYIKTDLRYISIWKDGKWDEGKLVEDNNITISEASTALHYGQQCFEGMKAYRTKNGDIQLFRPDQNAKRLNNSCKRILMPEIPEEKFIHACKQVIKANEAYVPPYGTGATLYLRPFVIGIGDNLGVRPAPEYMFCVFCSPVGPYFKGGMSPVNFVITQYDRAAPYGTGAAKVGGNYAGSLLPNSIAKSKGFADCIYLDPATHTKIEEVGAANFFGITHDDKFVTPISPSILPSITKYSLMHIAKHYLGLEVEERDVFIDKLDEFKEAGACGTAAVISPIGGIEYNNKLHVFYSETEVGPITQKLYDTLCGIQFGDIEGPEGWIVKVD; via the coding sequence ATGAAGAAAGATGTAAACATTGATTGGTCACAGCTAGGGTTTGGATATATTAAAACTGATCTTAGGTACATATCAATATGGAAAGATGGCAAATGGGATGAAGGAAAACTAGTTGAAGACAACAATATTACCATAAGTGAAGCTTCAACAGCACTTCATTATGGACAACAGTGCTTTGAAGGAATGAAAGCTTATAGAACTAAAAATGGTGATATTCAGTTGTTTAGACCAGATCAAAATGCTAAAAGGTTGAATAATAGCTGTAAGCGTATTCTTATGCCTGAGATCCCAGAGGAGAAATTCATCCATGCATGCAAACAAGTAATTAAGGCTAATGAGGCATATGTACCACCTTATGGTACTGGTGCCACTCTTTATCTTAGACCATTTGTTATAGGTATTGGAGATAATCTTGGTGTTAGACCTGCTCCTGAATATATGTTCTGCGTATTTTGTTCTCCTGTTGGTCCATATTTTAAAGGTGGAATGTCTCCTGTAAACTTTGTTATTACTCAGTATGATAGGGCTGCTCCTTATGGTACTGGTGCTGCAAAGGTAGGAGGTAACTATGCAGGTAGTTTATTACCGAATTCTATAGCTAAATCTAAAGGTTTTGCTGACTGTATTTACTTAGATCCTGCAACTCATACTAAAATTGAAGAGGTTGGAGCAGCTAATTTTTTTGGTATAACTCATGATGATAAATTTGTCACTCCAATATCACCTTCTATACTTCCTAGTATTACAAAGTATTCATTAATGCATATTGCTAAGCATTATTTGGGCTTAGAGGTTGAAGAAAGAGATGTATTTATTGACAAATTAGATGAATTTAAAGAAGCAGGTGCTTGTGGAACTGCAGCGGTTATTTCTCCTATTGGTGGAATAGAATACAATAATAAGCTTCATGTATTTTATAGTGAAACTGAGGTTGGACCTATAACTCAAAAATTATATGATACTCTCTGCGGTATTCAATTTGGAGATATAGAAGGACCTGAAGGTTGGATTGTAAAAGTAGATTAG
- a CDS encoding aldo/keto reductase, with protein sequence MLYRKFGKLDFQVSNLGFGCMRFPVLDNDNGKIDEVEAIRMLRYAIDNGVNYVDTAYPYHQGNSEPLVAKALKDGYREKVKLATKLPVWLCRTYEDFDKYLNEQLEKLETEYVDFYLLHSLSKKSWTNAKDLGVLDFLDRALWDGRIKYAGFSFHDDIDTFKEIVNSYDWTFCQIQLNYMDENYQAGLEGLRYAAEKELAIIIMEPIKGGKLAKEPEGDFKELWEKSRVKMTPAELALRWVWNQPEVALLLSGMSTMEQVEENIKTASTALPNSLKPNEIKLINDIKDIYNSRNKVGCTSCRYCVPCPNNIAIPNIFEIYNNYFVYDMVTWGKKAYENMINAGTDSTKCIECGQCESICPQNIEIIHHLKEADLVLRK encoded by the coding sequence ATGCTGTATAGAAAGTTTGGCAAATTAGATTTTCAAGTATCAAATCTAGGCTTTGGCTGCATGAGGTTTCCGGTACTAGATAATGATAATGGGAAAATAGATGAAGTGGAAGCCATAAGGATGTTAAGATATGCTATAGATAATGGGGTTAATTATGTAGACACAGCATATCCATATCATCAAGGAAATAGTGAACCACTAGTAGCTAAAGCTTTAAAAGACGGTTATCGTGAAAAAGTAAAGCTTGCAACAAAGCTTCCTGTATGGCTTTGTAGAACTTATGAAGATTTTGATAAGTATTTAAATGAGCAGCTTGAAAAACTAGAAACTGAATATGTAGATTTTTATTTATTGCATTCGCTAAGTAAAAAATCATGGACAAATGCTAAAGACTTAGGAGTTTTGGATTTTTTAGATAGAGCCTTATGGGATGGAAGAATTAAATATGCAGGATTTTCATTTCATGATGATATAGATACATTTAAAGAAATTGTCAATTCATATGACTGGACATTCTGTCAGATACAGTTAAATTATATGGACGAAAATTATCAGGCTGGCTTAGAAGGCTTAAGGTATGCTGCTGAAAAAGAATTAGCAATAATTATTATGGAGCCTATAAAGGGTGGTAAATTAGCTAAAGAACCTGAAGGAGATTTTAAGGAATTATGGGAAAAATCCAGAGTAAAAATGACTCCTGCAGAGCTTGCGCTAAGATGGGTTTGGAATCAACCTGAGGTAGCTTTGCTACTTAGTGGTATGAGCACTATGGAACAAGTAGAGGAAAATATAAAAACTGCTTCAACTGCATTACCAAATTCTCTTAAACCTAATGAAATAAAGCTGATTAATGATATTAAAGATATATACAATAGCCGCAATAAGGTTGGGTGTACTTCATGTAGATACTGTGTGCCTTGCCCAAATAATATTGCTATTCCAAACATATTTGAGATTTATAACAATTATTTTGTTTATGATATGGTAACATGGGGCAAAAAAGCTTATGAAAACATGATAAATGCGGGCACTGACTCAACAAAGTGCATAGAATGTGGTCAATGTGAGAGTATATGCCCGCAAAATATAGAGATAATACATCATTTAAAAGAAGCTGATTTGGTGTTAAGAAAATAA
- a CDS encoding YhcN/YlaJ family sporulation lipoprotein gives MKNGFKLISLVAILVLVLSIGMVGCTIRRSEKPNTPYNNSLNNPIQRSTDFSGNTTNQDNLNPNRNLNDNMIDRNINYTEQAVADKAARIADKVDDLKEINRATVVISGNTCLVGVNMDDNIEGSMTTNLKNRIEKIVKDTDKNITNVSVTANADLFKRIENMGRDIRAGKPLSGFANEVEEIIRRITPIK, from the coding sequence TTGAAAAATGGATTTAAGCTTATTTCGCTTGTTGCTATATTGGTGTTAGTATTAAGTATTGGAATGGTAGGGTGTACTATAAGGAGATCTGAAAAACCTAATACTCCTTACAATAATAGCCTAAACAACCCGATACAAAGAAGCACCGATTTTAGTGGCAATACAACTAACCAAGATAATCTAAATCCTAATAGAAATCTAAATGACAATATGATTGATAGAAACATTAATTATACTGAACAAGCTGTAGCAGACAAAGCTGCAAGAATTGCTGACAAAGTTGATGACTTAAAAGAAATAAACAGAGCAACTGTTGTTATCTCTGGAAACACTTGTTTAGTTGGTGTTAATATGGATGACAATATTGAAGGTAGTATGACTACAAACTTAAAAAATAGAATAGAGAAAATTGTTAAAGATACTGACAAGAATATTACAAATGTATCTGTTACTGCAAATGCTGACCTCTTTAAGAGAATTGAAAATATGGGTAGAGATATAAGAGCTGGGAAACCATTGTCAGGATTTGCTAATGAAGTTGAAGAAATCATCAGAAGAATCACCCCTATAAAATAA
- a CDS encoding ABC transporter ATP-binding protein, producing the protein MTIFKRGEKELALIELKNITKCYKIGQIQVNALNGVDLSIENGEFVSIMGPSGSGKSTLLNVIGCLDQPTTGTYKLGDNNVEKVSDWQLSDIRNQFIGFVFQSFHLLPGLTALENVELPLIYRGILGKERKKRAIEALESLDLGDRMHHLPTQLSGGQQQRVAIARAIVGKPSVLLADEPTGALDSKSSVNIMSVFQKLNQEMGITIVQVTHEETIAQYGHKIFRLFDGKIEKIEVLNESLKAIE; encoded by the coding sequence ATGACAATTTTTAAAAGGGGTGAGAAAGAATTGGCATTAATTGAGCTAAAAAACATTACTAAATGTTATAAAATTGGACAAATACAGGTCAATGCCTTAAATGGCGTTGATTTATCTATTGAAAATGGAGAGTTTGTTTCAATAATGGGTCCCTCAGGTTCAGGAAAGTCTACATTATTAAATGTAATTGGTTGCCTGGACCAGCCTACCACAGGTACATATAAGTTAGGCGATAATAATGTTGAAAAGGTAAGCGATTGGCAACTATCAGACATAAGAAACCAATTCATTGGCTTTGTATTTCAATCATTCCACTTACTGCCAGGCTTAACTGCATTAGAAAATGTCGAGCTACCTTTGATATATAGAGGTATATTAGGGAAAGAAAGAAAAAAAAGAGCAATTGAAGCCTTAGAATCTTTAGATCTAGGAGATAGAATGCATCACCTTCCTACTCAATTATCAGGAGGACAGCAACAAAGAGTTGCCATAGCTCGTGCAATTGTAGGAAAACCTTCAGTATTACTTGCTGATGAGCCTACAGGTGCTTTAGATTCAAAGTCTAGCGTTAATATTATGTCCGTATTTCAAAAATTAAATCAAGAAATGGGTATTACAATAGTGCAAGTTACTCACGAAGAGACAATTGCCCAATATGGACATAAAATTTTTAGACTTTTTGATGGTAAGATAGAAAAAATAGAAGTATTAAATGAATCATTAAAGGCTATAGAATAA